Proteins encoded by one window of Pseudonocardia sp. HH130629-09:
- a CDS encoding bifunctional salicylyl-CoA 5-hydroxylase/oxidoreductase, with the protein MSSPAQKIVSVGGGPGGLFSAILLKKSDASREVVVYERNRADDTFGFGVVFSEETLDNIRAADPESLDLIAAEFRHWSAIDVDVLGVRERSDGHAFAALERKRLLGILGERAAELGVDLRFSTEAPDLDTLRRDHDLVIAADGVNSRIREALAEEFRPTLDRRTAQYVWFATTRPFDCFTFQFVETRFGLFWAHIYPFDGERSTFIVETDSDTWARAGLAEFAAAERRPGENDGRSLRFCEEVFADLLDGHGLIGNNSGWLSFGVLRSGSWRAGNVALVGDAAHTAHFSIGSGTKLALEDAIGLVGAVDREPTVEAALKAYQEDRKPVVESLQRSAQTSLEWFEGVRRYRGLAPEQFVFQLLTRSQRVTYDNLKLRDAGYVGRVDAWLADRTRELGCDVETGTPPMFHPYRLRGMTLANRIVVSPMAQYSAVDGVPTDWHLVHLGGRAQGGAGLVMTEMICTSADGRITPGCPGLYTDDQRDAWARVVRFVHENTGAKIAAQIGHAGRKGSTKVMWEGIDEPLPDGNWEILAPSPVRYRPDSQVPREATEADLDRVVADHVAAARRAADAAFDMIELHFAHGYLVSSFLSPVSNRRTDSYGGSLANRARLGLRILDAVREVWPVDRPISVRISATDWVEGGFDGDDAVALAPMLHAHGADIVDVSTGQTSTEARPRYGRLYQTPFADRIRQETGVPTITVGAVSSVEDANTIIASGRADLCAIARPHLVDPYWTLNAALDQDFRGHAIPKQYRSGLSARRRAQEP; encoded by the coding sequence GTGAGCTCTCCCGCCCAGAAGATCGTCTCCGTCGGTGGCGGCCCCGGTGGGCTGTTCTCGGCGATTCTGCTCAAGAAGTCCGACGCGTCACGCGAGGTCGTGGTCTACGAGCGCAACCGCGCCGACGACACCTTCGGCTTCGGCGTCGTCTTCTCCGAGGAGACGCTGGACAACATCCGCGCCGCCGACCCGGAGTCGCTCGACCTCATCGCCGCGGAGTTCCGGCACTGGTCGGCGATCGACGTCGACGTCCTCGGGGTCCGCGAGCGCAGCGACGGGCACGCCTTCGCCGCGCTGGAGCGCAAGCGGCTGCTCGGCATCCTCGGCGAGCGGGCCGCGGAGCTCGGGGTCGACCTGCGCTTCTCCACCGAGGCGCCGGACCTGGACACCCTCCGCCGCGACCACGACCTGGTCATCGCCGCCGACGGCGTGAACTCCCGCATCCGCGAGGCGCTGGCCGAGGAGTTCCGGCCCACCCTGGACCGGCGGACCGCCCAGTACGTCTGGTTCGCCACCACCCGGCCGTTCGACTGCTTCACCTTCCAGTTCGTCGAGACCAGGTTCGGACTGTTCTGGGCGCACATCTACCCGTTCGACGGCGAGCGCTCCACCTTCATCGTCGAGACCGACTCAGACACCTGGGCGCGGGCCGGGCTCGCGGAGTTCGCCGCCGCCGAGCGCAGGCCCGGCGAGAACGACGGGCGCTCCCTGCGCTTCTGCGAGGAGGTCTTCGCCGACCTGCTCGACGGCCACGGCCTGATCGGCAACAACTCCGGCTGGCTGTCCTTCGGCGTGCTGCGCAGCGGGTCCTGGCGCGCCGGGAACGTGGCGCTCGTCGGCGACGCCGCGCACACCGCGCACTTCTCCATCGGCTCGGGCACCAAGCTCGCGCTGGAGGACGCGATCGGTCTGGTCGGCGCGGTGGACCGGGAACCGACCGTCGAGGCCGCGCTCAAGGCCTACCAGGAGGACCGCAAGCCGGTCGTCGAGTCGCTGCAGCGCTCCGCGCAGACCAGCCTGGAGTGGTTCGAGGGCGTGCGCCGCTACCGTGGCCTGGCTCCCGAGCAGTTCGTGTTCCAGCTGCTCACCCGCTCGCAGCGGGTCACCTACGACAACCTCAAGCTGCGCGACGCCGGCTACGTCGGCCGGGTCGACGCCTGGCTCGCCGACCGCACCCGCGAGCTGGGCTGCGACGTCGAGACCGGCACCCCGCCGATGTTCCACCCCTACCGGCTGCGCGGCATGACCCTGGCGAACCGGATCGTCGTCTCGCCGATGGCCCAGTACTCCGCCGTGGACGGCGTGCCGACCGACTGGCACCTCGTGCACCTCGGCGGGCGGGCGCAGGGCGGCGCCGGGCTGGTCATGACGGAGATGATCTGCACCTCCGCCGACGGCCGGATCACCCCCGGCTGCCCCGGCCTGTACACCGACGACCAGCGGGACGCCTGGGCCCGCGTCGTGCGCTTCGTGCACGAGAACACCGGCGCGAAGATCGCCGCCCAGATCGGCCACGCCGGGCGCAAGGGCTCGACGAAGGTCATGTGGGAGGGCATCGACGAGCCCCTCCCCGACGGCAACTGGGAGATCCTGGCGCCGTCGCCGGTGCGCTACCGGCCCGACAGCCAGGTCCCGCGCGAGGCGACCGAGGCCGACCTCGACCGGGTCGTCGCCGACCACGTCGCCGCGGCACGCCGCGCCGCCGACGCCGCGTTCGACATGATCGAGCTGCACTTCGCGCACGGGTACCTGGTGTCGAGCTTCCTGTCCCCGGTGTCGAACCGGCGGACCGACTCCTACGGCGGCAGCCTGGCGAACCGGGCCCGCCTGGGCCTGCGGATCCTCGACGCCGTGCGCGAGGTGTGGCCGGTCGACCGGCCGATCAGCGTCCGGATCAGCGCCACCGACTGGGTCGAGGGCGGTTTCGACGGCGACGACGCGGTGGCCCTGGCCCCGATGCTGCACGCGCACGGCGCGGACATCGTCGACGTCTCGACCGGCCAGACCAGCACCGAGGCGAGGCCGAGGTACGGGCGGCTCTACCAGACGCCGTTCGCCGACCGGATCCGGCAGGAGACCGGCGTCCCGACGATCACCGTCGGCGCGGTGTCCAGCGTCGAGGACGCGAACACGATCATCGCGTCCGGCCGGGCGGACCTGTGTGCCATCGCCCGTCCGCACCTGGTGGACCCGTACTGGACGCTGAACGCGGCCCTGGACCAGGACTTCCGCGGGCACGCGATCCCGAAGCAGTACCGGTCGGGGCTCTCGGCACGGCGCCGCGCACAGGAGCCGTGA
- the kynA gene encoding tryptophan 2,3-dioxygenase yields the protein MSPEDNTRVVEDGVVRDFRENLSYGRYLDLDRILGAQHPLSRPEHHDELLFIVQHQTSELWLKLVLHELGTAADDMAADELARALKRLARVKHVQRTLIEQWSVLATLTPSEYGQFRGALGTSSGFQSYQYRAVEFLLGNKNAAMLELFGEDPAAHALLEAALHRPSLYDEFLRLLARRGFAVPPDLLDRDVTVAHTRREDLVPVFAAVYADPRTHWDLYETCEELVDVEENFQLWRFRHLKTVERTIGVRRGTGGSSGRDFLRRALDLTFFPELYDVRTAL from the coding sequence ATGAGCCCGGAGGACAACACGCGTGTGGTCGAGGACGGCGTCGTGCGCGACTTCCGGGAGAACCTGTCCTACGGCCGCTACCTCGACCTGGACCGGATCCTCGGGGCCCAGCACCCGCTCAGCCGGCCCGAGCACCACGACGAGCTGCTGTTCATCGTGCAGCACCAGACCTCCGAGCTGTGGCTGAAGCTGGTCCTGCACGAGCTGGGCACTGCCGCCGACGACATGGCCGCCGACGAGCTGGCCCGCGCACTCAAACGCCTGGCCCGGGTGAAGCACGTCCAGCGCACGCTGATCGAGCAGTGGTCGGTGCTGGCCACGCTGACGCCGTCGGAGTACGGGCAGTTCCGCGGCGCCCTCGGCACGTCGTCGGGGTTCCAGAGCTACCAGTACCGGGCGGTGGAGTTCCTGCTCGGCAACAAGAACGCCGCCATGCTGGAGCTGTTCGGCGAGGACCCGGCCGCGCACGCGCTGCTGGAGGCGGCGCTGCACCGGCCCAGCCTCTACGACGAGTTCCTGCGGCTGCTCGCCCGCCGCGGCTTCGCCGTCCCGCCGGACCTGCTCGACCGCGACGTCACCGTCGCCCACACCCGGCGCGAGGACCTCGTGCCGGTGTTCGCGGCGGTCTACGCCGACCCGCGGACCCACTGGGACCTGTACGAGACCTGCGAGGAGCTCGTCGACGTCGAGGAGAACTTCCAGCTGTGGCGCTTCCGCCACCTCAAGACCGTCGAGCGGACGATCGGGGTGCGGCGGGGAACCGGTGGGTCCAGCGGCCGGGACTTCCTGCGCCGGGCGCTGGACCTCACCTTCTTCCCCGAGCTCTACGACGTCCGCACGGCCCTCTGA
- a CDS encoding kynureninase: MTVHPDPAAVAARLDAEDPLAALRERFLPADGVVAYLDGNSLGRPLRAAAERMERFVRADWGTRLIRGWDEGWIDRPRTLGDRIGAAALGAGPGQVVVADSTTVLLYKLARAALDERAAHGRDEIVVDTDNFPTDRYVVEGIAAERGASLRWIESDPAAGVTPEQVAAAVGPRTALVLLSHVAYRSGFLADGPAITRVAHDAGALVLWDLSHSVGSVPVELDAWGADLAVGCGYKYLNGGPGAPAFGYLAARHTGALRQPIIGWFGHRAPFAMGPGHEPAPDVRALLSGTPPVLASVPLECGVELLAETGIDAVRAKSLRLTAFALDLADTLLARHGVQVASPRDPDRRGGHVTLRRSDFAEVNARLWERGVIGDFRAPDGIRIGLAPLSTSFGEVAAGMTALAEEVAR; encoded by the coding sequence GTGACCGTCCACCCCGACCCGGCGGCCGTCGCCGCCCGCCTCGACGCCGAGGACCCGCTCGCCGCCCTCCGGGAGCGGTTCCTGCCCGCCGACGGCGTCGTCGCCTACCTCGACGGCAACTCCCTCGGCCGCCCGCTGCGCGCGGCGGCCGAGCGGATGGAGCGCTTCGTCCGCGCGGACTGGGGTACCCGGCTGATCCGCGGCTGGGACGAGGGCTGGATCGACCGCCCGCGCACCCTCGGCGACCGGATCGGCGCCGCCGCGCTGGGGGCGGGGCCGGGGCAGGTCGTCGTCGCCGACTCCACCACGGTGCTGCTCTACAAGCTGGCCCGTGCCGCCCTCGACGAGCGTGCGGCGCACGGCCGGGACGAGATCGTCGTCGACACCGACAACTTCCCGACCGACCGCTACGTGGTCGAGGGCATCGCCGCCGAGCGCGGCGCGTCGCTGCGCTGGATCGAGTCCGACCCGGCCGCCGGGGTGACCCCTGAGCAGGTCGCGGCGGCCGTCGGGCCGCGCACCGCGCTGGTGCTGCTGTCCCACGTCGCCTACAGGTCCGGGTTCCTCGCCGACGGCCCCGCGATCACCCGGGTCGCGCACGACGCCGGCGCCCTGGTGCTCTGGGACCTGTCGCACTCGGTCGGCTCGGTCCCGGTCGAGCTCGACGCCTGGGGCGCCGACCTCGCGGTCGGCTGCGGCTACAAGTACCTGAACGGCGGGCCGGGCGCGCCCGCGTTCGGCTACCTCGCCGCCCGGCACACCGGCGCGCTGCGCCAGCCGATCATCGGCTGGTTCGGCCACCGCGCCCCGTTCGCGATGGGCCCCGGCCACGAGCCGGCGCCCGACGTACGGGCGCTGCTGTCCGGCACCCCGCCGGTGCTGGCCTCGGTGCCGCTGGAGTGCGGCGTGGAGCTGCTCGCCGAGACCGGGATCGACGCGGTCCGGGCGAAGTCGCTGCGGCTGACGGCGTTCGCCCTCGACCTGGCCGACACCCTGCTCGCCCGGCACGGCGTGCAGGTCGCCTCACCGCGCGACCCCGACCGCCGCGGCGGGCACGTCACGCTGCGCCGGTCCGACTTCGCCGAGGTCAACGCCCGGCTGTGGGAGCGCGGCGTGATCGGCGACTTCCGCGCCCCGGACGGCATCCGGATCGGGCTCGCACCGCTGTCGACGTCGTTCGGCGAGGTCGCGGCGGGCATGACCGCGCTGGCCGAGGAGGTCGCGCGATGA
- a CDS encoding isochorismatase family protein — translation MTAGKAVLLLVDLQERLVPAMHDGDRVVERAARLAEAATLLEVPVLATEQVPEKLGPTVERLAGLPHLVMPKTRFAADDGVLFPPGRTEMVVAGVEAHVCVLQTVLELRAEDRRVVVVADAVGSRFPQDEQLALERARAAGAEVVTSEMVLFEWLRDAAHPRFREVQKLLK, via the coding sequence ATGACCGCAGGCAAGGCCGTCCTGCTCCTGGTCGACCTGCAGGAGCGCCTGGTCCCCGCGATGCACGACGGCGATCGCGTCGTCGAGCGCGCCGCCCGGCTCGCCGAGGCCGCGACCCTGCTGGAGGTCCCGGTGCTGGCCACCGAGCAGGTCCCGGAGAAGCTCGGCCCGACCGTCGAGCGGCTCGCCGGCCTGCCGCACCTGGTGATGCCCAAGACCCGCTTCGCCGCCGACGACGGCGTGCTGTTCCCGCCCGGCCGCACCGAGATGGTCGTCGCCGGGGTGGAGGCGCACGTCTGCGTGCTGCAGACCGTGCTGGAGCTGCGCGCCGAGGACCGCCGGGTGGTGGTCGTCGCCGACGCCGTCGGGTCCCGGTTCCCGCAGGACGAGCAGCTGGCGCTGGAGCGGGCGCGCGCGGCGGGGGCGGAGGTCGTCACCTCGGAGATGGTGCTGTTCGAGTGGCTGCGCGACGCCGCGCATCCGCGCTTCCGCGAGGTCCAGAAGCTGCTGAAGTAG
- a CDS encoding transglycosylase domain-containing protein — protein sequence MGERLIAQHWNDRLRETRTGRRWRRPDPSVLRRLGIGILAGGLVLAGCAAPAAAGVAAVASVVPPGTTGDLPNAAALPAATVLTDRDGTPIAYLDEQYRIPVPYDRISPSMVAAIVDVEDRRFFDESGVDPVGTLRALVTDAAGGAVQGGSTITQQYVKNWLIDVVDRDDPAAQRADHADTPTRKIREAVLAQRLAHSTSKQDVLAGYLNTVEFTGNVYGVEVAARAWFGTDAAHLTVPQAALLAGAVNNPTLFDPFRHPQAATDRRNTVIAAMRDAGSLTPAQAAEATTAPLGVRPGGPQVPGHNCYGATDGAGFLCEHAVSELEKAGFTEQQLDTGGYTIRTTLDPAATASAQQAVDANVPRTQDGVANTLALIRPGRGDAATGDHQILAMVANRRPGTDAAAGDTTRDLVAAPSNVFGAGSTFKIFTTAAALEAGTVGYDSTLPDPASACFPGAGSSCYPVSNDTPNYPDPIPLPVALATSPNTAFVDLEERTGIPRVVEMARRLGLRDTLASNAAGGTPDPSSPDARISQPQSQFFADLPSFTLGVGPVSTLEEANVAATIQSDGVWCAPDAVLSVTGRDGAAVPVNRPACEQAVAPGVAHTLAAGLGGDTVTGTSAAAARAAGWTRPTIGKTGTTNSSESVAFVGATGGIDGVAGSSMVFADGPNPSEICPGDPVHLGDCGHGAFGGTVAAPPFFAAVDPLVAGRADVPLPDPDPAYLQPRNG from the coding sequence GTGGGGGAACGCCTGATCGCACAGCACTGGAACGACCGTCTCCGGGAGACCCGCACCGGGCGACGGTGGCGCCGCCCGGACCCGTCGGTGCTGCGGCGGCTCGGGATCGGGATCCTGGCCGGCGGGCTCGTCCTCGCCGGGTGCGCGGCACCCGCCGCGGCCGGCGTCGCCGCCGTCGCCTCGGTCGTGCCGCCGGGGACGACCGGCGACCTGCCGAACGCGGCGGCGCTGCCCGCGGCGACGGTCCTCACCGACCGCGACGGCACCCCGATCGCGTACCTCGACGAGCAGTACCGGATCCCCGTCCCCTACGACCGGATCTCCCCGTCGATGGTCGCCGCGATCGTCGACGTCGAGGACCGCCGGTTCTTCGACGAGTCCGGGGTGGACCCCGTCGGCACCCTGCGCGCACTGGTCACCGACGCCGCGGGCGGCGCCGTGCAGGGCGGCTCCACCATCACCCAGCAGTACGTGAAGAACTGGCTGATCGACGTCGTCGACCGCGACGACCCCGCCGCCCAGCGGGCCGACCACGCCGACACCCCGACCCGCAAGATCCGCGAGGCGGTGCTCGCCCAGCGCCTGGCGCACAGCACGTCCAAGCAGGACGTGCTCGCCGGGTACCTCAACACCGTCGAGTTCACCGGCAACGTCTACGGCGTCGAGGTCGCCGCGCGCGCCTGGTTCGGCACCGATGCCGCGCACCTGACGGTCCCGCAGGCCGCGTTGCTCGCGGGCGCGGTCAACAACCCCACCCTGTTCGACCCGTTCCGCCACCCGCAGGCCGCGACCGACCGGCGCAACACCGTGATCGCGGCGATGCGCGACGCCGGGTCGCTCACCCCGGCCCAGGCCGCCGAGGCCACGACCGCGCCGCTCGGGGTGCGCCCCGGCGGGCCGCAGGTCCCCGGGCACAACTGCTACGGCGCCACCGACGGCGCCGGGTTCCTCTGCGAGCACGCGGTGTCCGAGCTGGAGAAGGCGGGGTTCACCGAGCAGCAGCTCGACACCGGCGGCTACACGATCCGCACCACCCTCGACCCGGCCGCGACGGCGTCGGCACAGCAGGCGGTCGACGCGAACGTGCCGCGCACCCAGGACGGCGTCGCCAACACCCTGGCGCTGATCCGGCCCGGCCGCGGCGACGCCGCCACCGGCGACCACCAGATCCTCGCCATGGTCGCCAACCGGCGGCCCGGCACCGACGCCGCGGCCGGCGACACCACGCGCGACCTCGTCGCCGCGCCGTCGAACGTCTTCGGTGCCGGTTCCACCTTCAAGATCTTCACCACCGCCGCGGCACTGGAGGCGGGCACCGTCGGCTACGACAGCACGCTGCCCGACCCGGCCTCGGCGTGCTTCCCCGGCGCGGGGAGCAGCTGCTACCCCGTCAGCAACGACACCCCGAACTACCCGGACCCGATCCCGCTGCCCGTCGCGCTCGCGACCTCGCCGAACACCGCGTTCGTCGACCTCGAGGAACGCACCGGGATCCCCCGGGTGGTGGAGATGGCGCGCCGGCTCGGGCTGCGCGACACCCTCGCGTCGAACGCGGCGGGCGGGACGCCGGACCCCTCGTCGCCGGACGCGCGGATCTCCCAGCCGCAGTCGCAGTTCTTCGCGGACCTCCCGTCGTTCACCCTCGGGGTCGGCCCGGTGTCCACACTGGAGGAGGCGAACGTCGCTGCGACGATCCAGAGCGACGGCGTCTGGTGCGCCCCGGACGCGGTGCTGTCGGTGACCGGCCGCGACGGTGCGGCGGTGCCGGTGAACCGGCCCGCCTGCGAGCAGGCCGTCGCCCCCGGCGTCGCGCACACCCTGGCCGCCGGGCTCGGTGGCGACACCGTGACCGGCACCTCGGCGGCCGCGGCGCGGGCCGCGGGCTGGACGCGCCCCACGATCGGCAAGACCGGCACGACGAACTCCTCGGAGTCGGTCGCGTTCGTCGGGGCCACCGGCGGGATCGACGGCGTGGCGGGGTCCTCGATGGTGTTCGCCGACGGCCCGAACCCGTCGGAGATCTGCCCCGGCGACCCCGTGCACCTGGGCGACTGCGGGCACGGCGCGTTCGGCGGGACCGTCGCGGCGCCGCCGTTCTTCGCCGCTGTCGACCCGCTGGTCGCCGGGCGGGCCGACGTGCCGCTGCCCGACCCGGACCCGGCCTACCTGCAGCCCCGCAACGGGTGA
- a CDS encoding acyl-CoA thioesterase: protein MSTEHTTPMPADTERSVAPLLAALDLQKDGDDAFLARHQVIPSGRAYGGELVAQAERAMTLTVGEDRRVANLHGYFLRAGDVHTQTRWEVERVRDGRGFSHRAVRGLQGGKEIFRAMAQFAVPTAGAVEHSDTLPPEAGDPSELPSTADVLVGADTRDAEYWRFHRGFDIRHSPSALYTDAGGERVARQTVWLKAWERLPDDPAIHRSALAYVCDYTLLEPILRRHGSAWADDGVVTASLDHAMWWHHDGRMDSWVALVQTSPVATRGTGLGTARLYSADGRLLASVVQEGLVSLP, encoded by the coding sequence ATGAGCACCGAGCACACCACCCCCATGCCCGCGGACACCGAGCGGTCGGTCGCCCCGCTGCTCGCCGCCCTGGACCTGCAGAAGGACGGCGACGACGCGTTCCTCGCCCGCCACCAGGTCATCCCGTCGGGCCGCGCCTACGGCGGCGAGCTCGTCGCACAGGCCGAGCGGGCCATGACCCTCACCGTCGGCGAGGACCGCCGCGTCGCGAACCTGCACGGCTACTTCCTGCGCGCCGGCGACGTGCACACGCAGACCCGCTGGGAGGTCGAGCGCGTCCGCGACGGCCGCGGCTTCTCCCACCGCGCGGTGCGCGGCCTGCAGGGCGGCAAGGAGATCTTCCGGGCGATGGCCCAGTTCGCGGTGCCCACCGCGGGCGCCGTCGAGCACTCCGACACGCTGCCGCCCGAGGCGGGTGACCCGAGCGAGCTGCCGAGCACCGCCGACGTGCTCGTCGGCGCGGACACCCGCGACGCCGAGTACTGGCGCTTCCACCGCGGCTTCGACATCCGGCACTCCCCCTCGGCGCTCTACACCGACGCCGGCGGCGAGCGCGTCGCCCGGCAGACCGTGTGGCTGAAGGCCTGGGAACGGCTGCCCGACGACCCGGCGATCCACCGCAGCGCCCTGGCCTACGTCTGCGACTACACCCTGCTCGAGCCGATCCTGCGTCGCCACGGCTCGGCCTGGGCCGACGACGGCGTCGTCACCGCCAGCCTCGACCACGCCATGTGGTGGCACCACGACGGCCGCATGGACTCCTGGGTCGCGCTGGTCCAGACCTCCCCGGTCGCCACCCGCGGCACCGGACTCGGCACCGCCCGCCTCTACTCCGCCGACGGCCGGCTGCTGGCCTCGGTCGTCCAGGAAGGACTGGTGAGTCTCCCGTGA
- a CDS encoding cupin domain-containing protein: MSEQSKDATELAWSAAPVVTRAGSEDTGTGQSGGCVRVSGVSPQHTPATRIWFGRVSNEPGYRSLPHHHGEAETGGYVLKGTGRIWYGENYEQWIEMTEGDFVFVPPLMPHVEGNMSTTEELVWLTCRTPDNIVVNLPEVDDASLEGYRRA; this comes from the coding sequence ATGAGTGAGCAGAGCAAGGACGCCACCGAGCTGGCCTGGTCGGCCGCCCCCGTCGTGACCCGCGCCGGGTCCGAGGACACCGGCACCGGCCAGTCCGGTGGCTGCGTCCGTGTCTCCGGCGTGTCGCCGCAGCACACCCCGGCCACCCGGATCTGGTTCGGCCGGGTCTCCAACGAGCCGGGCTACCGCTCGCTGCCGCACCACCACGGCGAGGCCGAGACCGGCGGCTACGTGCTGAAGGGCACCGGCCGCATCTGGTACGGCGAGAACTACGAGCAGTGGATCGAGATGACCGAGGGCGACTTCGTGTTCGTCCCGCCGTTGATGCCGCACGTCGAGGGCAACATGTCGACCACCGAGGAACTGGTGTGGCTGACCTGCCGGACGCCGGACAACATCGTCGTCAACCTCCCCGAGGTCGACGACGCGAGCCTCGAGGGATACCGCCGCGCATGA
- a CDS encoding fumarylacetoacetate hydrolase family protein produces MTVPDWAEGLDWEAELAVVVGAPLHRADRHEATAAIAGYTAANDLSVRSWQRHTGQWLPGKAFDATTPLGPVLVTPDELDPAAGLALTCRVDGELVQSGDTADLVFDAPALLAYVSAFTRLSPGDVVLTGTPAGVGAGTTPPRALADGDVVEVELAGVGVLTTPIRIEKTGTEHRECA; encoded by the coding sequence GTGACGGTGCCGGACTGGGCCGAGGGGCTGGACTGGGAGGCCGAGCTCGCCGTCGTCGTCGGGGCACCGCTGCACCGCGCGGACCGCCACGAGGCGACCGCCGCGATCGCCGGGTACACCGCCGCGAACGACCTGTCGGTCCGCTCCTGGCAGCGCCACACCGGGCAGTGGCTGCCGGGCAAGGCGTTCGACGCCACCACCCCGCTCGGCCCGGTGCTGGTCACCCCCGACGAGCTGGACCCGGCCGCCGGTCTCGCGCTGACCTGCCGGGTCGACGGCGAGCTCGTGCAGTCCGGCGACACCGCGGACCTGGTGTTCGACGCGCCCGCGCTGCTCGCCTACGTCTCCGCCTTCACCCGGCTGTCCCCCGGCGACGTCGTGCTCACCGGCACCCCCGCCGGGGTGGGCGCCGGGACGACCCCGCCCCGCGCCCTGGCCGACGGCGACGTCGTCGAGGTCGAGCTGGCGGGCGTCGGCGTCCTGACCACCCCGATCCGCATCGAGAAGACCGGCACCGAGCACAGGGAGTGCGCATGA